Proteins encoded within one genomic window of Enterococcus haemoperoxidus ATCC BAA-382:
- the rsxC gene encoding electron transport complex subunit RsxC, translating to MFVRIKRKLGGVLVPKNKWLTKLESIKDLNAPGRIILPMNMHIGKPAKIVVSTGQTVKIGTLIGAKDGMISANIHSSVSGTVEKIEQRIIGVNEVSVVVIKNDFKDTYELPQASSENLVEIIKNNGIVGMGGAGFPTDVKFLLKEHQYMETLIINAVECEPFVTADRRIIIEQMNDFIAGISMLQEMMSIKQCVIAIESSSEEAIRNLEAKIDNEQIKLKILPNHYPQGAEKIVIKAVLGKELPAGKLPIDLNVGIMNVSTVFATFHALKENRPLIDRVVTVSGTPIKHPQNLRVRIGTPIENVIEACGGFVESPMKLINGGPMMGKVIQNLDEPVTKTTSLILALTREEANIPEEQNCIRCSECVNACPVNLQPISISNAYRAGNIEETKRLGVLNCIDCGACSYICPSKIDILGDIRAAKQKVLESR from the coding sequence ATGTTTGTTAGAATAAAAAGAAAACTTGGCGGCGTGCTAGTCCCCAAAAATAAATGGTTAACAAAGCTAGAATCAATTAAAGATCTAAACGCCCCAGGTAGGATTATCTTACCAATGAATATGCATATCGGTAAACCGGCAAAGATCGTTGTTTCCACAGGGCAAACGGTGAAAATCGGTACACTGATCGGTGCCAAAGATGGCATGATTTCAGCCAACATACATAGCTCAGTTTCAGGAACGGTTGAAAAAATCGAACAGAGAATCATTGGCGTAAACGAAGTATCCGTTGTGGTCATTAAAAATGATTTTAAAGATACATATGAACTACCGCAAGCAAGTAGTGAAAATTTAGTGGAAATAATCAAAAACAACGGAATCGTCGGGATGGGCGGCGCTGGTTTTCCGACAGATGTAAAATTTCTTTTGAAAGAACATCAGTACATGGAAACATTGATCATTAATGCGGTCGAGTGTGAACCATTTGTTACGGCCGACAGAAGAATTATTATTGAGCAAATGAATGATTTTATTGCAGGAATCAGTATGCTTCAAGAAATGATGTCGATCAAGCAATGTGTGATTGCGATAGAAAGCTCATCAGAAGAGGCAATCAGAAACTTGGAAGCTAAAATCGACAATGAGCAAATCAAGCTAAAAATTTTACCGAATCATTATCCCCAAGGAGCTGAAAAAATTGTTATTAAAGCAGTTCTTGGAAAAGAACTACCAGCTGGGAAATTACCGATTGATTTAAATGTCGGAATCATGAATGTCTCAACGGTATTCGCTACATTTCATGCGTTGAAGGAAAATCGACCATTGATCGATCGTGTTGTGACTGTATCAGGCACACCGATCAAGCATCCTCAAAACTTACGTGTGAGAATTGGTACACCAATCGAGAATGTCATTGAAGCGTGTGGTGGTTTTGTTGAAAGCCCGATGAAATTGATTAATGGTGGGCCGATGATGGGAAAAGTAATCCAAAATTTAGATGAGCCAGTAACGAAAACAACCTCATTGATCCTTGCGTTGACTAGAGAGGAAGCAAACATTCCAGAAGAACAAAATTGTATACGCTGTTCAGAGTGTGTCAATGCTTGCCCAGTCAATTTACAACCGATTTCTATCAGTAATGCGTATCGAGCAGGTAATATCGAAGAAACAAAACGCTTAGGGGTTCTGAATTGTATCGATTGTGGTGCCTGTTCGTATATTTGTCCATCAAAAATCGATATTTTAGGTGATATCCGAGCGGCGAAGCAAAAAGTATTGGAGAGTCGATGA
- a CDS encoding ribose-phosphate diphosphokinase — protein sequence MSKHYFDPRLKIFSLNSNRPLAEKIAAAVGVELGKSSVTQFSDGEIQVNIEESIRGSHVYVIQSTSSPVNDNLMELLIMIDALKRASAKTINVVMPYYGYARQDRKARAREPITAKLVANMLEKAGATRMLTLDLHAVQIQGFFDIPVDHLMGAPLIADYFMEHGIQGDDVVVVSPDHGGVTRARKLAEYLKAPIAIIDKRRPKANVAEVMNIIGHVEGKICVLIDDMIDTAGTISLAANALQEAGAKEVYASCTHPVLSGPALQRIEDSAIKRLVVTDSIYLSDDRKIDKIDEISVGELIGDAIKRIHENKPVSPLFETKRR from the coding sequence ATGTCAAAACATTATTTTGATCCTAGATTGAAAATCTTTTCTCTTAACTCGAATCGTCCATTAGCAGAAAAAATCGCTGCTGCTGTCGGTGTAGAATTAGGAAAATCTTCTGTCACGCAATTCAGTGATGGTGAAATTCAAGTAAATATTGAAGAAAGTATTCGTGGTTCTCACGTCTATGTCATCCAATCAACAAGTAGTCCAGTCAATGATAATTTGATGGAATTATTGATCATGATCGATGCCTTAAAACGTGCAAGTGCAAAAACAATTAACGTTGTGATGCCTTACTATGGTTATGCACGTCAAGATCGTAAAGCTCGTGCTCGTGAACCAATCACAGCGAAACTTGTAGCAAATATGCTTGAAAAAGCAGGAGCAACTAGAATGTTGACATTAGATCTACATGCCGTTCAAATTCAAGGATTCTTCGATATTCCTGTGGATCACTTAATGGGCGCTCCATTAATTGCAGATTACTTTATGGAACATGGCATTCAAGGAGACGATGTTGTCGTTGTTTCTCCTGACCATGGTGGTGTGACACGTGCCCGCAAACTTGCGGAATATTTGAAAGCACCGATTGCAATCATCGACAAACGTCGTCCCAAAGCGAATGTTGCTGAAGTAATGAATATTATTGGACATGTAGAAGGCAAAATCTGTGTCTTGATCGATGACATGATCGACACAGCTGGGACAATTTCATTAGCTGCTAATGCGTTACAAGAAGCTGGCGCAAAAGAAGTGTATGCTTCATGTACACACCCTGTTTTATCAGGACCAGCTTTACAACGTATTGAAGATTCTGCCATCAAACGGTTAGTTGTAACAGATTCTATCTATCTTTCTGATGATCGTAAAATCGATAAAATCGATGAAATCAGTGTTGGTGAATTAATTGGTGATGCCATCAAGCGTATCCATGAAAATAAACCCGTTAGTCCATTGTTTGAAACAAAACGTCGTTAA
- the glmU gene encoding bifunctional UDP-N-acetylglucosamine diphosphorylase/glucosamine-1-phosphate N-acetyltransferase GlmU — protein MENRYVIILAAGKGTRMKSKLYKVLHPVAGKPMVEHIMDQVEKTNPSEVVTIVGHGAEAIKSHLGERSQYALQAEQLGTGHAVLQAESHLAGKKGTTLVITGDTPLLTSETLANLFDYHQGKNASATILTAHAEDPTGYGRIIRDHVGIVEKIVEQKDASEQEARVQEINTGTFCFDNEALFNALSKINTNNAQGEYYLTDIIEILKKEGKTVAAYQMADFEEAMGINDRVALAEANKIMHRRLNTMHMRNGVSFVDSDSTYIDEGVVIGSDTVIEAGVHLKGKTVIGDDCFIGSHSEIVDSVIEDNVKITQSVVEESIIRKDADVGPFAHIRPKAEIGERVHVGNFVEIKNATVAEDTKVGHLTYVGDADLGKNINVGCGVVFVNYDGKDKHRTSIGDHAFIGSATNLIAPVNVAANSVIAAGSTITDDVAEFDLAIARARQVNKEGYGKNMPYMNNEK, from the coding sequence TTGGAAAACAGATATGTCATTATCCTCGCTGCTGGTAAAGGAACACGTATGAAATCAAAACTTTATAAAGTGTTGCATCCTGTCGCTGGAAAACCAATGGTAGAGCACATCATGGACCAAGTCGAAAAAACGAATCCAAGTGAAGTTGTCACAATCGTAGGGCATGGGGCAGAGGCAATCAAAAGCCATTTAGGTGAGCGTAGCCAATATGCTTTACAAGCAGAACAATTAGGAACAGGACATGCTGTGTTGCAAGCAGAATCGCATTTAGCAGGAAAAAAAGGAACGACTCTTGTTATTACAGGAGATACACCGCTTTTGACTTCCGAAACATTAGCGAACCTTTTTGATTACCATCAAGGTAAAAACGCAAGTGCGACGATTTTAACAGCGCATGCGGAAGATCCAACTGGATACGGTCGTATCATTCGCGATCATGTAGGGATCGTTGAAAAAATCGTGGAGCAAAAAGATGCGTCAGAACAAGAAGCTCGTGTTCAAGAAATCAATACTGGAACATTCTGTTTTGATAATGAAGCCTTGTTTAATGCTTTATCTAAAATCAATACCAACAATGCCCAAGGGGAATACTATTTAACAGATATTATTGAGATCCTTAAAAAAGAAGGTAAAACTGTCGCGGCCTATCAAATGGCTGATTTTGAAGAAGCGATGGGAATCAATGATCGTGTGGCCTTAGCTGAGGCGAATAAAATCATGCACCGTCGTTTGAATACGATGCATATGAGAAATGGTGTATCATTTGTCGATTCTGACTCAACGTATATTGACGAAGGTGTCGTGATCGGTTCAGATACAGTGATTGAAGCTGGTGTGCATTTAAAAGGGAAAACAGTGATCGGTGATGATTGTTTTATTGGTTCCCATTCTGAAATCGTTGATAGTGTAATTGAAGATAATGTGAAAATCACCCAATCAGTTGTCGAAGAAAGTATTATTCGCAAAGATGCGGATGTAGGGCCATTTGCGCATATCCGTCCAAAAGCTGAAATCGGCGAACGTGTTCACGTTGGTAATTTTGTGGAAATCAAAAATGCAACGGTGGCAGAAGATACTAAAGTCGGTCATCTTACTTATGTTGGGGACGCTGACTTAGGTAAAAATATTAACGTTGGCTGCGGTGTAGTTTTTGTGAACTATGATGGCAAAGACAAACATCGGACTAGCATTGGCGATCATGCATTTATTGGGTCAGCGACAAACTTGATTGCTCCTGTGAATGTTGCAGCGAATTCAGTTATCGCAGCAGGTTCAACGATTACGGATGATGTGGCAGAATTTGACTTGGCAATTGCTCGAGCAAGACAAGTGAATAAAGAAGGCTATGGGAAGAATATGCCTTATATGAATAACGAGAAGTAA
- a CDS encoding helix-turn-helix transcriptional regulator has product MVTEVKKKREQLNLTQQELADMLYVTRQSISNWENGKSHPNSDILKQLNNIQLSYKK; this is encoded by the coding sequence ATGGTTACAGAAGTAAAAAAGAAGCGAGAACAATTGAATTTAACGCAACAAGAGTTAGCAGATATGTTGTATGTAACGAGACAAAGTATTTCAAATTGGGAAAATGGAAAGAGTCATCCGAATAGTGATATTTTGAAACAGTTAAACAATATTCAGTTAAGCTATAAAAAATAA
- a CDS encoding GHKL domain-containing protein, whose protein sequence is MDIEISTVYLIRILSFLLDNALEAVEQRETPQVQIHFSKDNTSTTITVANSYLPLDDKIYLSIFKKNHKDIGLAILSRSLKQYKNVRYTINKDPTTFTTTLTITAPDCFSFFCNQTKKQSICT, encoded by the coding sequence GTGGATATAGAAATCAGCACTGTATACCTGATACGCATTTTATCATTCTTACTAGACAATGCGCTTGAGGCCGTTGAACAAAGAGAAACGCCGCAAGTTCAAATCCATTTTTCTAAAGATAATACTAGCACAACGATTACTGTGGCTAATTCTTATCTACCTCTGGATGATAAAATCTATCTATCGATTTTTAAAAAGAATCATAAAGACATAGGTCTTGCTATTCTTTCAAGAAGTCTTAAACAGTACAAAAACGTTCGCTACACGATTAATAAAGATCCTACGACGTTTACCACTACTTTAACTATTACCGCTCCGGATTGCTTTTCATTTTTTTGCAATCAGACAAAAAAACAATCAATATGTACGTAA
- a CDS encoding FusB/FusC family EF-G-binding protein: protein MTKQIQPYQFNFIRKQANILLQAHLSVNDKNTIKTLQAIVLEKINEQFGADKDPLQPLLEGFLEAATSKPRLEQYLEGLKEAVIPFDPPSKQQLTKLFKKTKKLKIPDWETMDLRDYTFYSWNDSGKQQKFIIASIDGQLVGVSGTIAPTTQKGICPICHETSEVSMFLSKVKESGDGMYTKRGNYICYDSEKCNHNIERREELEAFVQNVKFMK from the coding sequence ATGACAAAACAAATACAACCATATCAATTTAATTTTATTAGAAAACAAGCCAATATTTTGCTACAAGCTCATTTATCTGTAAATGATAAAAATACAATCAAAACACTACAAGCGATCGTTCTTGAGAAAATCAATGAACAGTTTGGTGCAGATAAAGATCCGTTACAGCCATTGCTAGAAGGATTTTTAGAAGCTGCGACTTCTAAGCCTAGACTGGAACAGTATTTGGAAGGGTTAAAAGAAGCGGTTATTCCGTTTGATCCGCCTTCAAAACAACAACTGACAAAGCTCTTTAAAAAGACGAAGAAATTGAAAATTCCAGACTGGGAAACAATGGATTTGAGAGATTATACTTTTTATAGTTGGAATGATAGTGGAAAACAGCAGAAATTTATTATCGCTTCAATCGATGGACAGCTAGTCGGCGTTTCAGGAACGATTGCTCCTACGACTCAAAAAGGCATCTGCCCGATTTGTCATGAAACATCAGAAGTTTCGATGTTTCTGTCTAAGGTGAAAGAATCTGGTGATGGTATGTACACAAAGCGTGGGAATTATATTTGCTATGACAGTGAGAAATGTAATCATAATATTGAACGTAGAGAAGAGTTAGAAGCGTTCGTTCAGAATGTGAAGTTTATGAAGTAA
- a CDS encoding immunoglobulin-like domain-containing protein has product MKKISQYVIASTVLMGVGFSAAVAPKAASAESNVQSKATVGLKFKGADDITVAMGEKFNPRAGVTLVSSKGTVSPNAQIFVSNNSLNLNKAGTYDLTYVAFDGQGDYIFKNRKVTVTALTDNKPELKATGQVVFRGTSFNPLSYATAWDAEDGDISKNIKVSSHVNMSVSGMYSVNYSITDSAGNSDSKTINVYVM; this is encoded by the coding sequence ATGAAAAAAATTAGTCAGTATGTTATTGCATCAACCGTTTTAATGGGCGTAGGATTCAGCGCAGCAGTTGCTCCAAAAGCTGCATCAGCAGAAAGTAATGTACAAAGTAAAGCAACAGTGGGCCTTAAATTTAAAGGGGCCGACGATATAACGGTCGCTATGGGGGAGAAATTCAATCCTAGAGCAGGTGTTACATTGGTATCAAGTAAGGGAACAGTTAGTCCAAATGCGCAAATTTTCGTTTCAAACAATAGCCTGAATCTTAATAAAGCTGGCACGTACGACTTAACGTATGTTGCTTTTGATGGTCAAGGAGATTATATTTTTAAAAATAGAAAAGTGACCGTAACAGCTCTGACTGACAACAAACCAGAATTAAAAGCGACGGGTCAAGTTGTTTTTAGAGGAACGTCATTCAACCCATTAAGTTATGCAACTGCTTGGGATGCAGAAGACGGCGATATCAGTAAAAATATCAAAGTCAGTAGTCATGTGAATATGTCCGTTTCTGGTATGTACTCAGTAAATTACAGTATCACAGATTCAGCTGGGAATTCTGATAGTAAAACAATTAATGTTTATGTGATGTAA
- a CDS encoding RnfABCDGE type electron transport complex subunit D, with translation MINKEYTSTGPFMGPHIREKWTSQWIMQQVLIALVFPTIAAVYFFGLWSLVMVIVSIVACVGLEFAFQKIVWKKVTITDYSAVITGWLLALTLPVTAPLWTLLIGDFIAIIVVKQLTGGIGRNWLNPAVAARVLLKLFFSPWITNWVTPQPDVVATATPLADLGNFAREVSPTTPDLVDLFMGFGLGGPIGETCKFALLLSGIYLIARKIINPLVPVLTLGSFYSAMLLYSGFDFSFANAHLLSGALIFAAVFMVTDYTTSPLTDKGKYIFAIGCGVLAAMLRICIDLPGGIGVAILVMNLLTPLINKYTVSRIYGE, from the coding sequence ATGATAAATAAAGAATATACAAGTACTGGACCGTTTATGGGTCCTCATATTAGAGAAAAATGGACCTCTCAGTGGATCATGCAGCAAGTGTTGATTGCTTTAGTATTTCCAACAATTGCGGCTGTTTACTTTTTTGGATTATGGTCTTTAGTGATGGTGATTGTAAGTATTGTTGCCTGTGTGGGACTTGAGTTTGCTTTTCAGAAAATTGTTTGGAAGAAAGTGACGATAACGGACTACAGCGCAGTGATCACAGGGTGGTTGTTAGCTTTGACCTTACCAGTTACAGCTCCTTTGTGGACGTTGCTTATTGGTGATTTTATTGCAATTATTGTTGTGAAACAATTGACTGGCGGAATTGGCAGAAATTGGCTAAATCCAGCAGTGGCAGCTCGTGTCTTATTGAAATTATTCTTTTCACCGTGGATCACGAATTGGGTCACACCGCAACCGGATGTTGTAGCAACTGCGACACCATTAGCTGATTTAGGGAATTTTGCGAGAGAGGTTTCTCCGACAACGCCAGATTTAGTTGATTTGTTTATGGGTTTTGGGTTAGGTGGTCCGATTGGAGAAACGTGTAAGTTTGCTTTGCTTTTATCAGGAATTTATTTGATTGCACGTAAAATCATCAATCCGTTGGTTCCTGTTTTGACACTAGGATCATTTTATAGTGCAATGCTATTATATAGTGGATTTGATTTCTCATTTGCTAATGCTCATTTGCTAAGTGGAGCATTGATTTTTGCTGCTGTCTTTATGGTGACGGATTACACGACTTCACCATTGACGGATAAAGGAAAGTATATTTTTGCGATAGGCTGTGGTGTATTAGCAGCAATGCTTAGAATATGTATTGATCTACCTGGTGGAATCGGTGTGGCGATCTTGGTGATGAATTTATTGACACCTTTGATTAATAAATATACAGTATCAAGGATTTATGGGGAATGA
- a CDS encoding type II toxin-antitoxin system HicB family antitoxin, whose product MSSLVVYPAIFNQEGNNYNVTFPDVPEVMTFGNGIDHAVDMAQETLGLAIYNKTELPTTSDPRKIKLDNETNFVLMITLDLNEYRRKFHSKSVRKNTAILEWINDLAEKENINFSQTLTEDLKNKLNV is encoded by the coding sequence ATGAGTAGTCTAGTTGTATACCCAGCAATTTTTAATCAAGAAGGAAATAACTATAACGTTACATTTCCTGATGTTCCAGAAGTAATGACATTCGGCAATGGTATCGATCATGCTGTAGACATGGCTCAAGAAACTTTGGGTTTGGCAATTTATAATAAAACAGAATTGCCTACCACATCTGATCCAAGAAAAATAAAATTAGACAATGAAACGAATTTCGTCTTAATGATCACGTTAGATCTAAATGAATATAGAAGAAAATTTCATTCAAAATCTGTAAGAAAAAATACAGCGATTCTAGAATGGATCAACGACTTAGCCGAAAAAGAGAATATAAATTTTTCACAGACTTTGACAGAGGACCTTAAAAATAAGTTAAATGTTTGA
- a CDS encoding 5'-nucleotidase C-terminal domain-containing protein, whose protein sequence is MKKSVLKKVQHGFQVLMVSTLLAGTSATTALAIEQQTGESTQPESTTVSSTTLSDEQDTTTPTDKVQTSQRLTILGTSDVHGQLWDWSYEDDKQTPVGLSQVSSVVNNIRLENPNGTILIDNGDMNQGTILTDDLYNKAPLIDKPNPMIKAMNYMKYDAMVLGNHEFNFGLDLIKKLNTEAAFPILSANTYVKDSNSRFVGGTMKKDIDLDGDGKKDLTVGIIGLTTPQIPLWDGAKVDSLYFNPLREEAEKAVAELKDETDIIVASMHAGRQSSDPASSADEVITKVAGIDAYILGHDHRSFAEQVQGPNGPVPVAGPKDTGTEMVKIDLDVEKTADKWHVKNSNPTIVSTKTVPADEALKKETQEYHNKTREFISEKIGTATGNFLPAEEVKGIPEAQLRPTAMISLINNVQRKATGAQLAASALFKADSKLNAGDISYSNIFDIYKYPNTLVSVNITGENLLKYMENQADYYNTPGPDDLTISFNEKIRVYNYDIFSGISYKIDISKPHGERIINPTIDGKPVDLTANYTIAMNNYRYEGLLTQGIVTGEPIKSTDPETLRGLIADYIREKQTLDPAQEIEHNWELIGYHFNKNWRDLAVKLVNDGTLQTQPAADGRTPNVKPITKQDVRNAGYQPDSESITIMHTNDVHGRLEGNGKDVLGMARLKTYKNAINPDLLIDAGDAFQGLPISNFSKGKDMVKVMNEVGYDAMAVGNHEFDFGLKTALEYKDELNFPILSNNTFQNGQLVFEPYTVLEKDDNKYAVIGVTTPETATKTHPNNVIGVTFADPIIETKKAIESIKNSGETITAYVVTGHLGIDETTPHEWRGDTLAETLSKEFPDLNITVLDGHSHTAVDGGKQFGNVMYTQTGNYLNNVGLVNVNLTDLSKKTASLTPADTLATLEENPPVKALVDQARANFEAWGSEVVIENNPYQFNGERDNVRTRETNLGNLIGDAMLTYGQQGFKNKTDFAVTNGGGIRANIEPGKVTLGDVIAVMPFGNSISQIKVTGSQVKEMFELSLRSMVQKDENGTVILDEYNQPKLGANGGFLHVSSTIRVHYDSTKKGSLLPADEGNGTDKTIIGERILQIEIQDRKTGKFAPIDEKATYHMATNDFLAAGGDGYDMLGGEREEGPSLDTVLIDHLKQGTNIRLYDAATNIDLAQYKEPFPGERIISISEAEFNKKNKPKPVPNPDPKDPIITKPDEIKAAKPVGKTADYPKMGETIVTYGSLGLLIIGLSSYSFYKYNRKRKIG, encoded by the coding sequence GTGAAAAAGTCTGTTTTGAAAAAAGTACAACACGGGTTTCAAGTATTGATGGTTTCAACTTTATTAGCAGGTACCAGCGCCACTACTGCGTTAGCGATCGAGCAGCAAACTGGAGAATCAACGCAACCAGAAAGTACTACTGTTTCAAGTACAACATTATCGGATGAACAAGATACCACTACGCCAACTGATAAGGTTCAGACCTCGCAGAGACTTACCATTTTAGGCACTTCAGATGTTCACGGCCAGCTATGGGACTGGTCGTATGAAGATGATAAACAAACTCCTGTAGGGCTTTCTCAAGTTAGTTCTGTCGTAAATAATATTCGATTAGAAAATCCGAATGGCACTATTTTGATCGATAATGGAGATATGAACCAAGGAACGATTTTAACTGATGATTTGTATAATAAAGCTCCTTTGATCGATAAACCAAATCCAATGATCAAAGCGATGAATTATATGAAATATGATGCAATGGTATTAGGGAACCATGAATTTAACTTTGGATTAGACTTGATCAAAAAACTTAATACTGAAGCAGCGTTTCCAATCCTATCTGCGAATACCTATGTAAAAGACTCAAATAGCCGCTTTGTCGGTGGTACGATGAAGAAAGACATTGACCTAGATGGAGATGGAAAGAAGGATTTGACTGTCGGTATCATTGGGCTGACAACGCCACAAATTCCATTATGGGACGGTGCTAAAGTAGACAGCCTGTATTTTAATCCTTTAAGAGAAGAAGCAGAAAAAGCCGTAGCGGAGTTAAAAGATGAGACTGATATCATTGTCGCTTCGATGCATGCTGGACGTCAAAGCTCTGATCCTGCTTCAAGTGCTGATGAGGTCATCACTAAAGTTGCTGGTATTGACGCCTATATTTTGGGACACGATCATCGCTCTTTTGCAGAACAAGTGCAAGGACCAAATGGCCCTGTTCCAGTAGCAGGACCTAAAGATACCGGAACAGAAATGGTCAAAATCGATCTTGATGTCGAAAAAACTGCCGATAAATGGCACGTTAAAAATAGTAATCCAACAATTGTAAGTACCAAGACTGTTCCAGCTGACGAAGCATTAAAAAAAGAAACTCAAGAATACCATAACAAAACGAGAGAATTTATCTCTGAAAAAATCGGAACAGCAACTGGAAACTTTTTACCCGCTGAAGAAGTAAAAGGAATTCCAGAAGCACAACTTCGTCCGACTGCGATGATTTCTCTGATCAATAATGTGCAACGAAAAGCAACCGGCGCACAACTTGCTGCCTCTGCTCTCTTTAAAGCGGATAGTAAATTAAACGCAGGCGATATTTCTTATTCTAATATTTTTGATATTTACAAATACCCTAACACACTGGTCAGTGTCAACATTACTGGAGAAAATCTACTAAAATACATGGAAAATCAAGCAGATTACTACAACACGCCTGGTCCAGATGATCTAACAATCAGCTTTAATGAAAAAATCCGTGTGTATAACTATGATATTTTTTCTGGAATTTCTTATAAGATCGATATTTCTAAACCGCATGGTGAACGAATTATCAATCCAACAATCGACGGAAAACCAGTTGACCTTACAGCAAACTATACGATTGCTATGAATAATTACCGTTATGAAGGTTTACTAACGCAAGGAATCGTTACAGGGGAACCAATCAAATCCACTGATCCTGAAACATTACGCGGATTAATTGCTGATTATATCCGTGAAAAACAAACTCTTGATCCGGCACAAGAAATCGAGCACAACTGGGAATTGATCGGTTATCATTTTAATAAAAATTGGCGTGATCTAGCTGTTAAACTAGTGAATGATGGTACCTTACAGACACAACCTGCTGCCGATGGTCGGACACCTAACGTCAAACCAATCACGAAACAAGATGTGCGCAACGCAGGTTATCAGCCTGATTCAGAATCAATCACAATCATGCATACCAATGATGTGCATGGACGTTTGGAAGGAAACGGAAAAGACGTCTTAGGTATGGCACGTTTGAAGACTTATAAAAACGCGATCAATCCAGACCTCTTGATCGATGCTGGTGATGCGTTCCAAGGCTTGCCGATTTCTAATTTCTCTAAAGGGAAAGATATGGTCAAAGTAATGAATGAAGTTGGCTACGATGCGATGGCTGTTGGGAATCATGAATTTGATTTTGGTTTAAAAACTGCATTGGAATATAAAGACGAGTTAAACTTCCCAATCTTATCCAATAATACATTCCAAAATGGACAATTAGTTTTTGAACCCTATACAGTCTTAGAAAAAGACGACAATAAATATGCAGTTATCGGCGTAACAACACCTGAAACAGCCACAAAAACCCATCCAAACAATGTGATAGGTGTGACTTTTGCTGACCCAATCATCGAAACTAAAAAAGCAATCGAATCAATCAAAAATTCAGGCGAAACAATCACTGCATACGTTGTGACGGGGCATCTAGGCATCGACGAAACCACTCCTCACGAATGGCGTGGCGATACTTTGGCTGAGACACTAAGCAAAGAATTCCCTGATTTAAATATCACCGTTTTGGATGGACATTCACATACAGCCGTTGATGGCGGAAAACAATTTGGAAACGTGATGTACACACAAACTGGAAATTATCTAAACAATGTCGGTTTAGTTAACGTTAATTTGACAGACCTTAGTAAAAAGACCGCCTCACTAACACCAGCAGACACTTTAGCAACGCTAGAAGAAAATCCTCCAGTTAAAGCATTAGTTGATCAAGCTAGAGCGAACTTTGAAGCTTGGGGATCAGAAGTCGTGATTGAAAATAATCCTTATCAATTTAACGGAGAACGCGACAATGTGCGAACCAGAGAAACGAATTTGGGGAATCTGATTGGCGATGCGATGTTAACTTACGGACAGCAAGGCTTCAAAAATAAAACCGATTTCGCTGTAACAAATGGCGGCGGTATTCGAGCAAATATTGAACCAGGTAAAGTGACGTTAGGTGATGTCATTGCTGTTATGCCTTTTGGTAATAGTATTTCTCAGATAAAAGTGACAGGTAGTCAAGTTAAAGAAATGTTTGAACTTTCGCTTCGTTCAATGGTGCAAAAAGACGAAAATGGTACAGTAATTTTAGATGAATACAACCAACCGAAACTAGGGGCAAATGGTGGTTTCCTTCATGTTTCAAGTACCATTCGTGTACACTATGATTCAACGAAAAAAGGCTCTCTACTGCCAGCAGATGAAGGAAACGGAACAGACAAAACCATCATCGGTGAACGAATCTTACAAATTGAAATTCAAGACCGCAAGACTGGAAAATTTGCACCAATCGATGAAAAAGCCACTTATCATATGGCAACGAATGATTTTCTGGCAGCTGGTGGTGATGGCTACGATATGTTAGGTGGTGAGCGTGAGGAAGGACCTTCTTTAGATACCGTTTTGATCGATCATCTAAAACAAGGAACAAACATTCGTCTATACGATGCCGCAACAAATATCGATCTCGCACAATACAAAGAACCCTTTCCAGGTGAACGGATCATTTCTATTTCAGAAGCTGAGTTTAATAAGAAAAACAAACCTAAACCTGTACCAAACCCAGATCCAAAAGATCCAATTATAACAAAACCAGATGAGATAAAAGCAGCAAAACCTGTTGGAAAAACAGCAGATTATCCAAAGATGGGTGAAACGATTGTTACTTATGGAAGTTTAGGGTTACTTATCATTGGTCTTTCAAGTTATAGTTTTTATAAATATAACCGAAAGCGGAAAATAGGATAG